The Metabacillus litoralis genome contains a region encoding:
- a CDS encoding M50 family metallopeptidase, producing MELLQINHIFLYIILAFVVSNLPFIGRYVSIVNTMIHENGHALAALLLNGKVYSIKLFHNTSGEAVTGQKGWFSSVVISYAGYTFSSITVYVCFMLISKGQSLFILYGFVFLAVLNLLLWIRNVYGALWLITFIMMCGWIIYSDKTEVQIFLAYFLSSILLTQSVSSALQIFMISLIRRKAAGDATSLASYTKIPAVLWGFLFFLQAIYVAIISIKDHFYS from the coding sequence ATGGAGCTATTGCAAATAAATCACATCTTCCTTTACATCATCTTAGCGTTTGTTGTTTCAAACCTACCCTTTATTGGCCGTTATGTTTCCATTGTGAACACAATGATACATGAAAATGGTCATGCACTTGCAGCGCTGCTTCTTAATGGAAAGGTGTACTCCATTAAGTTATTTCACAATACTTCTGGTGAGGCAGTTACTGGACAAAAAGGATGGTTTTCAAGTGTTGTGATTTCTTATGCTGGCTACACGTTCTCTTCCATTACTGTATATGTTTGTTTTATGCTGATTTCTAAAGGGCAGAGTCTTTTCATTTTATATGGATTTGTTTTTCTTGCTGTTCTGAATTTATTGTTATGGATTCGGAACGTCTATGGAGCATTGTGGCTTATCACGTTTATCATGATGTGTGGATGGATTATTTATAGTGATAAAACTGAGGTGCAAATCTTCTTAGCCTATTTTTTGTCTTCAATTTTATTAACACAATCCGTTTCATCTGCTTTGCAAATATTTATGATAAGTCTTATTCGGAGAAAGGCTGCTGGAGATGCAACAAGTTTAGCAAGCTACACAAAAATTCCTGCTGTATTATGGGGCTTTCTGTTTT
- a CDS encoding 2-hydroxyacid dehydrogenase, producing MKKKVVIYREVPEKVINTLKEKFEVSYFKNLHTNNYDEFINELHNANGLLGASMKMDKELLDHAPHLTVISNISVGYDNLNLEELKNRGIIATNTPGVLNDTTADTIFGLLLATARRMTELDFYVKSGNWNGSKNEDLFGVDVHHKKLGIIGMGSIGQAIAKRAHFGFDMEILYYNRSRKKEAEESFGAIYCSLDELLTQSDFVCLMIPHTPETEKMIGEREFQLMKNSAIFINGSRGKNVDEQALIKALQQKWILRAGLDVFEHEPVEKDNPLLTLPNVVTLPHIGSTTKETREKMATLAAENLAKALEGETPPNLIR from the coding sequence AAAGTTTGAAGTGAGCTATTTCAAAAATTTACATACTAATAATTATGATGAATTTATAAATGAACTTCATAATGCAAATGGGTTACTAGGAGCCAGCATGAAAATGGATAAAGAACTGTTAGATCACGCGCCACATTTAACCGTTATCTCTAATATTTCGGTTGGCTATGATAATCTCAACCTAGAAGAGTTAAAGAACAGAGGTATTATAGCAACTAATACACCAGGAGTCTTAAACGATACTACAGCTGATACAATCTTTGGTTTACTTCTCGCAACCGCTAGAAGAATGACGGAGCTTGATTTTTATGTGAAATCTGGTAATTGGAATGGAAGTAAAAATGAAGATTTATTTGGTGTAGATGTTCACCATAAAAAGTTAGGTATTATCGGAATGGGAAGTATCGGACAAGCCATTGCAAAGCGAGCTCATTTTGGTTTTGATATGGAAATTCTATATTACAATCGTTCAAGAAAAAAAGAAGCCGAAGAATCATTTGGTGCTATTTATTGCTCGCTAGATGAGTTGCTTACTCAATCTGACTTTGTTTGCCTTATGATCCCACATACCCCTGAGACAGAAAAGATGATTGGTGAACGAGAATTCCAATTAATGAAGAATTCAGCGATTTTCATTAATGGCTCAAGAGGGAAAAATGTTGATGAGCAAGCGTTAATTAAAGCTTTACAACAAAAGTGGATATTACGTGCTGGTCTAGATGTATTTGAACATGAACCAGTAGAAAAGGATAACCCATTACTAACCCTGCCGAATGTTGTAACATTGCCGCATATCGGATCTACTACAAAAGAAACAAGAGAAAAAATGGCTACGTTAGCAGCTGAAAATCTGGCAAAAGCATTAGAAGGAGAGACTCCTCCTAACTTAATTAGGTAG